A region of Actinobacillus porcitonsillarum DNA encodes the following proteins:
- the sixA gene encoding phosphohistidine phosphatase SixA, whose protein sequence is MKIWIMRHGEAGFNALTDSQRKLTEAGKRMAYQQGIYLGKQLNNEQNYLDKIIVSPYLRTQETWDEVEKGMQAVGFIPSFANVIETWEGITPSSSPEQVSDYLAFLESEGAKHVLLISHLPLVFDLVQHLTQYQQSVHFYPAVLAEIEWDGMIGKLLTVEKP, encoded by the coding sequence ATGAAAATCTGGATTATGCGCCATGGCGAAGCAGGATTTAATGCTTTAACCGATAGCCAAAGAAAACTGACTGAGGCTGGAAAACGAATGGCTTACCAACAAGGGATTTATTTAGGAAAACAGCTAAATAATGAGCAAAATTATTTAGATAAAATTATTGTTAGCCCTTACTTACGTACACAAGAGACCTGGGATGAAGTTGAAAAGGGGATGCAAGCGGTTGGATTTATCCCATCTTTTGCAAATGTGATTGAAACCTGGGAAGGCATTACGCCAAGCAGCTCGCCAGAACAGGTAAGCGATTATTTAGCCTTTCTTGAAAGCGAAGGTGCAAAGCATGTTCTGTTGATTTCTCATTTGCCGCTGGTTTTTGATTTGGTTCAGCATTTAACGCAGTATCAGCAGAGTGTTCATTTCTACCCTGCTGTTTTGGCTGAAATTGAGTGGGATGGCATGATTGGAAAGCTACTTACCGTTGAAAAACCATAA
- the dusB gene encoding tRNA dihydrouridine synthase DusB, producing MRIGQYEFKSRIFLAPMAGITDQPFRRLCSQLGAGLTFSEMMSTNPDVWHTEKSKLRLAHHRDIGVNAVQIAGADPTEMAEAAKVNVAYGAEIIDINMGCPAKKVNKKMAGSALLREPKLVENILKAVVNAVDVPVTLKIRTGWDLENRNCLEIAHIAEQSGVSALTIHGRTRSCLFEGVAEYESIKAVKQAVSIPIIANGDITSAEKAKEVLDYTGADAVMIGRGAYGRPWLFKEVNDFLEHGAYSSLSLDKKCHLMLRHVTALHQFYGEEKGYRIARKHVGWYSENLLPGSNFKRTFNALDTTKAQIKALEDFVESLLIG from the coding sequence ATGCGAATTGGACAATATGAATTTAAAAGCCGTATTTTCCTCGCGCCCATGGCTGGCATTACTGATCAGCCATTCCGCCGTTTGTGTAGCCAATTAGGTGCAGGCTTAACCTTTTCTGAAATGATGTCTACCAATCCTGATGTATGGCATACTGAAAAATCCAAATTACGTTTAGCACATCATCGTGATATTGGCGTAAATGCCGTACAAATTGCAGGAGCCGATCCAACTGAAATGGCAGAAGCTGCGAAAGTAAATGTTGCGTATGGAGCAGAAATTATTGATATCAATATGGGATGTCCGGCTAAAAAGGTTAATAAAAAAATGGCAGGCTCTGCCCTTTTACGTGAGCCAAAATTAGTTGAAAACATTTTAAAAGCAGTGGTAAATGCTGTTGATGTACCTGTCACGTTAAAAATAAGAACAGGTTGGGATTTGGAAAATCGAAATTGCTTAGAGATTGCTCACATTGCTGAACAGTCGGGTGTTTCTGCTTTAACGATTCATGGTCGCACACGAAGTTGTTTATTTGAGGGTGTGGCAGAATACGAAAGTATTAAAGCGGTAAAGCAAGCTGTTTCAATCCCTATTATTGCTAATGGTGATATTACTTCGGCTGAAAAGGCAAAAGAGGTTCTTGATTATACGGGGGCTGATGCTGTAATGATTGGTCGAGGCGCTTATGGTCGCCCTTGGTTATTTAAGGAAGTGAATGATTTTTTAGAGCATGGAGCATATTCTTCTTTATCGTTAGATAAAAAATGCCATTTGATGTTACGACATGTTACCGCTCTTCACCAATTTTATGGAGAAGAAAAAGGGTATCGTATCGCACGTAAACATGTGGGATGGTATAGTGAGAACTTATTGCCGGGCTCAAATTTTAAACGTACTTTCAATGCATTAGATACGACAAAAGCTCAAATAAAAGCATTGGAAGATTTTGTAGAATCTCTTTTAATTGGATAG
- the fis gene encoding DNA-binding transcriptional regulator Fis, whose protein sequence is MIEQPVNNPLTVTMLNAQAQQVVKPLRDNVKAALKNYLAQLNGEDPTELYELVLSEIEHPMLDMVMQYTRGNQTRAATMLGINRGTLRKKLKKYGMG, encoded by the coding sequence ATGATTGAACAACCAGTAAACAACCCATTAACAGTAACAATGCTGAATGCACAAGCTCAACAAGTGGTAAAACCGCTTCGTGATAATGTTAAAGCAGCATTAAAAAATTATTTAGCGCAGTTAAATGGTGAAGATCCAACAGAATTATATGAATTAGTGTTATCTGAAATCGAACATCCAATGTTAGATATGGTAATGCAGTATACTCGTGGTAACCAAACTCGTGCAGCAACGATGTTAGGTATCAACCGTGGTACATTACGTAAAAAATTAAAAAAATACGGTATGGGTTAA
- a CDS encoding TonB-dependent receptor has product MKKNAITLSIISLFSVCAYAEEGAELEEIQVEAKVAESNLLGDRPNVSDKLIDGKVFKQKSTTLGDALSSELGIHSNQYGGGASAPIIRGQEGKRIKILQNNSDVVDMSTMSPDHVITVDTTLSKQVEIVRGPSTLLYSSGNAAGVINVLDNKIPNFMPQNGLKGEVGFRFNTNNNEKLTTAGVTFAIHPSIAVHLEGLSKQAGNYKTPHYRYGTYADKKAFNRREMSYQNLSHVPESWAKSQVGTAGISWIHEKGYLGLAYTERQNKYGLPAHNHIYEGCAVRIIDESVKQQYPYLFPYPELADDQHLFWANPGVNMADCHAHGLSATPYVDLKSQRYDFRGEIIEPFKYVDKLRFNASRVNYQHGEIEGEKAANLFKNKGLTTRLEFVHSPIGNLTGIWGIQYLEQKNSALSPEDSATHKHRGVQQLLNNNKMQNWSLFGLESYQWNDITFEASARLEKQKVTKDYDHEKVRNEFLSLGYIDSKRPETAHAMDNYYALTQAHKKTAHSFALGAHWAFKENHKLSLTASHQERLPNAQELYAHGMHLATNSFEMGNKGLSKEKSNNLDLGLSYEGDKFSYYLSGFLYNFDNYTYLYTLNSGRGPASMKQDSDLRINRYMQAPARFYGVEVNFGYQVTPKHHISLFGDYVKGYLKAHDIRTSDKVSYVDNPEFTKAVEKLMQENPKMKLWRAASKVRNEMGIERQIRVQEPVYEEQAKMYTPRLPPIRVGARIKSDFTENLNGELEYYRVFTQHRISKFENVTQGHNMLNLGLTYQNKLAKGEYELFLKANNLLNEAVYAHETFLPYIPQIGRNFNVGFNYKF; this is encoded by the coding sequence ATGAAAAAAAATGCTATAACGCTTTCCATAATTTCGCTTTTTTCTGTATGTGCATATGCAGAAGAAGGGGCGGAACTTGAGGAAATTCAAGTCGAAGCCAAAGTGGCGGAGAGTAACTTGCTAGGGGATCGCCCGAATGTAAGTGATAAACTGATAGATGGAAAAGTATTCAAACAGAAATCAACAACACTTGGAGATGCTTTATCTAGTGAGTTAGGAATTCATTCTAACCAGTATGGTGGCGGTGCTTCAGCGCCGATTATTCGTGGGCAAGAAGGCAAGCGTATCAAGATATTACAAAATAATAGTGATGTGGTGGATATGTCCACTATGTCGCCGGATCATGTGATAACGGTGGATACAACATTATCTAAACAAGTTGAAATCGTTAGGGGGCCTTCTACCTTGCTATACAGTTCAGGCAATGCTGCTGGAGTAATCAACGTACTTGATAATAAAATTCCGAATTTTATGCCGCAGAATGGACTTAAGGGCGAGGTGGGTTTCCGTTTTAATACCAATAACAATGAAAAATTGACCACAGCAGGTGTTACCTTTGCCATTCATCCGAGTATAGCCGTTCATCTTGAAGGCTTATCAAAACAAGCGGGGAACTACAAAACGCCACATTATCGTTATGGCACTTATGCAGATAAAAAAGCTTTTAATCGTAGAGAGATGAGCTATCAAAATCTTTCACATGTCCCTGAAAGTTGGGCGAAATCACAAGTTGGCACGGCTGGCATATCTTGGATTCATGAAAAAGGCTATTTAGGGCTTGCCTATACCGAACGCCAAAATAAATATGGATTACCTGCTCATAATCATATTTATGAAGGCTGTGCGGTAAGGATTATTGATGAAAGTGTTAAACAACAATATCCCTATTTATTCCCTTACCCTGAACTTGCTGATGATCAACATCTCTTTTGGGCTAATCCGGGTGTAAATATGGCGGATTGTCATGCCCATGGTTTGTCAGCTACGCCTTATGTCGATTTGAAAAGTCAGCGTTACGATTTTAGAGGCGAGATTATCGAACCTTTTAAGTATGTTGATAAATTGAGATTTAACGCAAGCCGTGTAAATTATCAGCACGGAGAAATAGAGGGAGAAAAAGCAGCAAATCTCTTTAAAAATAAAGGGCTTACCACTCGTCTGGAATTTGTACATAGCCCAATCGGGAATTTAACGGGAATATGGGGCATTCAATACCTTGAACAAAAAAATAGTGCATTATCCCCAGAGGATTCAGCAACCCACAAACATCGTGGCGTACAGCAGTTACTAAACAATAACAAAATGCAGAACTGGAGTTTATTCGGTTTAGAAAGCTATCAATGGAATGATATTACCTTTGAAGCCTCTGCTCGTTTAGAAAAACAAAAAGTTACCAAAGATTACGATCATGAAAAAGTACGTAATGAGTTTCTCTCTCTTGGATATATTGATAGTAAAAGACCGGAAACAGCTCATGCCATGGATAATTACTATGCTTTAACTCAAGCACATAAAAAAACAGCACACTCTTTTGCGTTAGGTGCGCATTGGGCATTTAAAGAAAATCATAAACTCTCTCTGACCGCTTCGCACCAAGAAAGGCTTCCTAATGCACAAGAGCTGTATGCACACGGTATGCATTTGGCAACAAACTCATTTGAAATGGGTAATAAAGGGCTAAGTAAAGAAAAATCCAATAACCTTGATTTAGGGTTAAGTTATGAAGGCGATAAATTTAGCTATTATTTGAGTGGATTCTTATACAACTTTGATAACTATACCTATCTCTATACACTCAATTCAGGGAGAGGTCCTGCTTCAATGAAGCAAGATAGCGATTTACGCATTAATCGCTATATGCAAGCTCCTGCTCGCTTCTATGGTGTGGAAGTTAATTTTGGTTATCAAGTTACACCAAAACATCATATCAGCCTATTCGGTGATTACGTGAAAGGTTACTTAAAAGCTCACGATATTCGCACCAGTGATAAAGTGAGCTATGTTGATAACCCTGAATTTACCAAAGCAGTAGAAAAGCTAATGCAGGAAAACCCTAAAATGAAACTATGGCGAGCAGCATCTAAAGTCAGAAATGAGATGGGAATTGAGCGTCAAATTCGTGTACAAGAGCCTGTGTATGAAGAGCAAGCTAAAATGTACACCCCACGACTTCCACCAATTCGTGTCGGGGCTCGTATTAAAAGTGATTTTACTGAAAACCTCAACGGTGAATTAGAGTATTACCGTGTCTTTACGCAACATCGCATTTCAAAATTTGAAAATGTCACGCAAGGGCATAATATGCTGAATCTTGGGCTCACTTATCAGAACAAATTAGCAAAAGGCGAGTACGAACTCTTCCTCAAAGCGAATAACTTACTGAATGAAGCTGTATATGCCCATGAAACTTTTTTACCCTATATTCCCCAAATTGGACGTAATTTCAATGTAGGTTTTAACTATAAGTTTTAA
- a CDS encoding SEL1-like repeat protein, which produces MTLRKTLLSTLLLSFTLIGNVYAETAEEKFNRAYQYIEQENYQVAFPMFKELAEQGDAGAQYNLGLMYDNGYGVSQDYSQAVKWYQKAAEQGVLQAQFNLGFMYEKGDGVRQDYHQAVKWYQKAAEQGDAEAQFNLGNMYSKGRGVNQDYHQAVKWYQKAAEQGDAKAQFNLGVMYDNGRGVSQDYHQAVKWYQKAAEQGLVDAQYNLGNIYIYFTQDYQQAAKWYQKAAEQGLADAQYNLGVMYGNGYGVSQDYYQAFQWYQKAAEQEFAKAQFNLGIMFYNGQGVQQNDAATIIWFGKACNNGSQEACDAYRQLREMK; this is translated from the coding sequence ATGACACTTCGTAAAACCCTACTTTCTACCTTATTACTCTCTTTTACCCTTATTGGAAATGTTTATGCTGAAACAGCAGAAGAGAAATTTAACAGAGCATATCAATATATCGAACAAGAAAATTATCAAGTGGCTTTTCCTATGTTTAAGGAATTGGCTGAACAAGGGGATGCAGGAGCTCAATATAATTTAGGCTTAATGTACGACAATGGGTATGGTGTTAGCCAAGATTATAGCCAAGCAGTCAAATGGTATCAAAAAGCGGCTGAGCAAGGGGTGCTACAGGCTCAATTTAATTTAGGTTTTATGTACGAAAAAGGAGACGGTGTTCGCCAAGATTACCATCAAGCAGTCAAATGGTATCAAAAGGCAGCAGAACAAGGGGATGCAGAGGCTCAATTTAATTTAGGTAATATGTACAGCAAGGGACGAGGTGTTAACCAAGATTATCATCAAGCAGTCAAATGGTATCAAAAAGCCGCTGAACAAGGAGATGCAAAAGCTCAATTTAATTTAGGCGTAATGTACGACAACGGACGAGGGGTTAGCCAAGATTATCACCAAGCGGTTAAGTGGTATCAAAAAGCGGCAGAACAAGGATTGGTTGATGCGCAATACAATTTAGGTAATATATACATATACTTTACCCAAGATTATCAACAAGCAGCCAAATGGTACCAAAAAGCAGCTGAACAAGGATTGGCTGATGCTCAATATAATTTAGGTGTAATGTACGGAAATGGATATGGTGTCAGTCAAGATTATTATCAAGCATTCCAATGGTATCAAAAAGCGGCTGAACAAGAGTTTGCAAAGGCTCAATTCAATTTAGGCATAATGTTTTACAATGGACAAGGCGTTCAACAAAATGATGCTGCTACAATAATATGGTTTGGAAAGGCTTGTAATAATGGTAGCCAAGAGGCTTGTGATGCTTATCGTCAATTAAGAGAGATGAAATAA
- the metE gene encoding 5-methyltetrahydropteroyltriglutamate--homocysteine S-methyltransferase: MTTFHILGFPRVGAKRELKFAQERYWRGEIAEQDLLDLAKALREKNWKHQAEANADFVAVGDFTFYDHILDLQVATGAIPARFGFDSQNLTLSQYFQLARGNKDQFAIEMTKWFDTNYHYLVPEFHKNTEFKANPAHYVNQIREAKALGLNVKPVIVGPLTFLWLGKEKGEAFNRFELLNKLVPVYREILTALAAEGVEWIQIDEPALALDLPAEWLAAYQAVYAELSQVNAKLLLATYFGSVAEHAELLKGLAVDGLHLDLIRSPEQLAAFEDYSKVLSAGVIDGRNIWRANLNQALDLLEPLKAKLGERLWVAPSCSLLHTPYDLAVETQLQANKPELYQWLAFTLQKVEELSVIKTALEQGRVAVQAQLDASQAAADARATSTEIHRAEVAARLANLPEGADRRQSPFAERIAKQNAWLNLPLLPTTNIGSFPQTSEIRHARASFKKGDLSLVDYEAAMKKEIEYVVRRQEELDLDVLVHGEAERNDMVEYFGELLDGFAFTKFGWVQSYGSRCVKPPVIYGDVARPEPMTVRWSQYAQSLTNKVMKGMLTGPVTILQWSFVRNDIPRSTVCKQIGVALSDEVLDLEAAGIKVIQIDEPAIREGLPLKRSDWDDYLQWAGEAFRLSYMGVQDDTQIHTHMCYSEFNDILPAIAGLDADVITIETSRSDMELLTAFADFKYPNDIGPGVYDIHSPRVPKVEEIEHLLRKALKVVPKERLWVNPDCGLKTRGWKETIEQLQVMVDVTKKLRKELG; encoded by the coding sequence ATGACAACATTCCACATTCTAGGCTTTCCACGTGTTGGGGCGAAACGTGAATTAAAATTTGCACAAGAACGTTACTGGCGTGGTGAAATTGCAGAACAAGATTTATTAGATTTAGCCAAAGCCTTGCGTGAAAAAAATTGGAAACACCAAGCAGAAGCTAATGCTGATTTCGTGGCGGTGGGCGATTTTACTTTTTACGATCATATTTTAGATCTGCAAGTGGCAACGGGGGCAATTCCTGCTCGTTTTGGTTTTGACAGCCAAAATTTAACGCTTTCTCAATACTTCCAGCTGGCTCGTGGTAACAAAGATCAATTTGCTATTGAGATGACCAAATGGTTCGATACCAACTATCACTATCTCGTACCTGAGTTCCACAAAAACACCGAATTTAAAGCCAACCCAGCTCACTACGTTAATCAAATCCGTGAAGCGAAAGCCTTAGGCTTAAATGTCAAACCTGTGATTGTCGGGCCATTAACCTTCCTTTGGTTAGGCAAAGAGAAAGGCGAAGCCTTCAATCGTTTTGAGTTATTAAACAAACTTGTCCCCGTTTACCGTGAAATTTTAACCGCACTTGCAGCGGAAGGCGTGGAATGGATCCAAATTGACGAGCCTGCTTTAGCCTTAGATTTACCGGCGGAGTGGCTGGCAGCTTATCAAGCGGTCTATGCAGAATTAAGCCAAGTGAATGCAAAATTGTTATTAGCGACCTATTTCGGTTCGGTGGCAGAACACGCAGAGTTGCTCAAAGGCTTAGCGGTTGATGGGTTGCACTTAGATTTAATCCGTTCGCCTGAACAGCTTGCCGCCTTTGAAGATTACAGCAAAGTGCTGTCTGCCGGGGTGATTGACGGGCGTAACATTTGGCGCGCGAACTTAAATCAGGCGTTAGATCTGCTTGAGCCGTTAAAGGCGAAGCTCGGCGAGCGTTTATGGGTTGCTCCAAGCTGTTCATTGTTGCATACGCCCTATGATTTAGCGGTGGAAACGCAACTACAAGCGAATAAACCTGAACTTTATCAATGGCTTGCCTTTACGCTACAAAAAGTCGAAGAATTGTCGGTAATTAAGACCGCACTTGAACAAGGTCGTGTAGCGGTACAAGCGCAATTAGACGCAAGCCAAGCGGCGGCTGATGCCCGTGCGACATCAACAGAGATCCACCGTGCAGAAGTGGCAGCTCGTTTAGCCAACTTGCCTGAAGGAGCGGATCGCCGTCAATCGCCATTTGCAGAGCGTATTGCGAAGCAAAATGCGTGGCTAAACTTACCGCTTTTACCAACGACAAATATCGGTTCATTCCCTCAAACCAGCGAAATCCGCCACGCCCGTGCGAGCTTTAAGAAAGGCGATTTAAGCCTTGTGGATTACGAAGCGGCGATGAAAAAAGAGATCGAATATGTGGTTCGCCGCCAAGAAGAGTTAGACTTAGATGTGCTGGTTCACGGCGAAGCGGAACGTAACGATATGGTGGAATATTTCGGCGAATTGCTTGACGGCTTTGCCTTTACCAAGTTTGGTTGGGTGCAAAGTTACGGTTCACGTTGTGTCAAACCGCCTGTGATTTATGGCGATGTAGCTCGCCCTGAACCGATGACGGTGCGTTGGTCGCAATATGCCCAAAGCCTCACCAACAAAGTGATGAAAGGAATGCTGACAGGTCCTGTGACGATTTTACAATGGTCGTTCGTGCGTAACGATATTCCACGCTCAACGGTCTGCAAACAGATCGGCGTGGCGTTATCGGACGAAGTGTTGGATCTAGAAGCGGCTGGGATCAAAGTGATCCAAATTGATGAACCTGCCATCCGTGAAGGCTTGCCACTCAAGCGGTCAGATTGGGACGATTATTTGCAATGGGCGGGTGAAGCCTTCCGTTTAAGCTATATGGGCGTGCAAGATGACACCCAAATCCATACCCATATGTGTTATTCCGAGTTCAACGACATTTTGCCAGCAATTGCCGGCTTAGATGCGGACGTGATTACCATTGAAACCTCACGCTCCGATATGGAATTACTCACCGCCTTTGCTGACTTCAAATACCCGAACGACATCGGACCGGGCGTGTACGACATCCACAGCCCACGCGTACCAAAAGTGGAAGAGATCGAACACTTGTTGCGTAAAGCCTTGAAAGTGGTACCAAAAGAACGCTTATGGGTAAACCCAGACTGTGGCTTAAAAACCCGAGGCTGGAAAGAAACTATCGAACAGTTGCAAGTGATGGTGGACGTGACGAAGAAATTGAGGAAGGAATTGGGTTGA
- a CDS encoding NAD(P)/FAD-dependent oxidoreductase — MKNVDVVIIGAGAAGLFCAAQLGQSGKKVIVLDSGKKIGRKILMSGGGFCNFTNLEVTPHHYLSQNRHFVKSALARYTNWDFIGLVASYGISYHEKELGQLFCDESAQQIVDLLQTECEKGKVDIQLRQAVISVEKIADFFQIQTACESYQTPHLVIATGGLSMPALGASPFGYKIAEQFDIPVIAPRASLVPFTWKENDKPFAELSGISLPVSVSNRGMTFNNQMLFTHRGLSGPAILQISNYWDLGESVEIDLLPDNDILEILLELRQSSPKLQLKTVLSRYLPKKLVELWFEQKMLKDQVIAQLSKTELISLELFIHHWQFLPNGTEGYRTAEVTMGGVDTDHISSKTMEAKHVKGLYFIGEVLDVTGWLGGYNFQWAWSSAFACAEGIIHSY, encoded by the coding sequence ATGAAAAATGTTGATGTTGTGATCATCGGCGCAGGGGCTGCCGGGCTATTTTGCGCCGCTCAACTGGGGCAAAGTGGCAAAAAGGTCATTGTATTAGACTCAGGCAAAAAAATTGGACGCAAAATCTTAATGTCGGGCGGTGGCTTCTGTAATTTCACCAATTTAGAGGTTACACCTCATCATTATTTAAGCCAAAATCGCCATTTTGTGAAATCCGCTCTAGCTCGTTATACCAACTGGGATTTTATCGGCTTAGTTGCAAGCTATGGGATTTCCTACCACGAAAAAGAACTCGGACAACTTTTCTGTGATGAAAGCGCTCAGCAAATTGTTGATCTCCTCCAAACAGAATGTGAAAAAGGCAAAGTAGATATTCAACTCAGACAAGCGGTCATTTCTGTTGAAAAAATTGCAGATTTTTTCCAAATTCAGACCGCTTGTGAAAGCTATCAAACGCCTCATCTTGTCATCGCAACCGGCGGGCTTTCAATGCCGGCTCTCGGTGCAAGCCCATTTGGCTATAAAATTGCCGAACAATTTGATATTCCGGTTATAGCACCAAGAGCCAGCCTTGTGCCTTTTACGTGGAAAGAAAACGATAAACCTTTTGCCGAGTTATCCGGTATCTCATTACCGGTCAGCGTGAGCAATCGAGGAATGACCTTTAATAACCAAATGTTATTTACACATCGAGGCTTATCAGGCCCTGCCATTCTGCAAATTTCAAATTATTGGGACTTGGGCGAAAGTGTCGAAATTGACTTACTGCCTGATAATGACATTTTAGAGATCTTACTCGAATTACGTCAATCTTCGCCAAAATTGCAGCTAAAAACGGTGTTAAGTCGCTATTTACCGAAAAAGCTCGTAGAACTTTGGTTTGAACAAAAAATGTTAAAAGATCAAGTGATTGCTCAATTATCCAAAACGGAGTTGATCTCGCTAGAACTTTTTATTCATCATTGGCAATTCTTACCAAACGGAACCGAAGGCTATCGCACAGCTGAAGTTACGATGGGGGGCGTGGATACCGATCATATCTCATCGAAAACGATGGAAGCCAAACACGTGAAAGGTCTCTACTTTATCGGTGAAGTTCTTGATGTTACCGGCTGGCTAGGGGGATACAACTTCCAATGGGCCTGGTCTTCTGCTTTCGCTTGTGCTGAAGGCATTATTCATTCGTATTAA
- a CDS encoding DsrE/DsrF/TusD sulfur relay family protein, giving the protein MQKLLFIVHAAPYGNEAFFSSLRLALQIQEQHKAQIKLFLMSDAVIGGLAKQNPAEGYHIQQMLEILTSQGATIKLCKTCTNARGITELPLAEGVEIGTLSELADWTMEADKVLNF; this is encoded by the coding sequence ATGCAAAAATTACTTTTTATCGTTCACGCCGCACCTTATGGCAATGAAGCTTTCTTCAGCAGCCTGCGCCTAGCACTACAAATTCAAGAACAACATAAAGCCCAAATCAAGCTATTTTTAATGTCTGATGCGGTTATCGGCGGGCTTGCCAAACAAAATCCGGCAGAAGGCTACCATATCCAGCAGATGCTGGAAATCTTAACCTCTCAAGGCGCAACCATCAAACTTTGTAAAACCTGCACAAACGCACGAGGTATTACAGAACTTCCATTAGCGGAAGGCGTGGAGATCGGCACATTAAGCGAACTTGCCGATTGGACAATGGAAGCAGATAAGGTATTAAATTTCTAA
- a CDS encoding NCS2 family permease: protein MLEKLFQLKEKGSNAKTEIIAGITTFFTMVYIVFVNPSILGVAGMDTQVVFVTTCLIAAFGTIAMGLFSNLPIALAPAMGLNAFFAFVVVQKLGYSWQVGMGAIFLGSVGLFLLTILQIRYWFMSAIPLGLRVGIGAGIGLFIALIGFKNMGLVIPNEATLVALGDLHDPKVLMGVLGFFIIVILAAKGIHSGVLVSIAVVTALALIFDPAVTFNGVMSMPPSLEAVVGQVDIAGALDVGLLGIIFSFLLVNLFDSSGTLIAVTTKAGFADEQGRFPRMKQALLVDSSAAMVGSFMGTSAISTYIESGSGVSVGGRTGLTAVVVGLLFLLTIFFSPLAGLVPAYATAGALVFVGILMASSLIEVKWDDLTEATPAFITTAMMPFTYSITEGIAFGFISYCVMKGCTGRWKEINPSVAVVSLLFIAKFIWVG, encoded by the coding sequence ATGTTGGAAAAACTCTTTCAGTTAAAAGAAAAAGGCAGTAATGCAAAAACCGAAATTATTGCCGGTATTACCACTTTCTTTACGATGGTTTACATTGTTTTTGTAAACCCTTCTATTCTTGGCGTGGCAGGAATGGATACACAAGTAGTATTCGTGACCACCTGTTTAATTGCCGCATTCGGAACTATTGCGATGGGTTTATTCAGTAACCTACCGATTGCTTTAGCACCTGCAATGGGGCTAAATGCGTTCTTTGCCTTTGTGGTTGTTCAAAAGCTCGGCTACTCTTGGCAAGTGGGAATGGGTGCAATTTTCCTCGGTTCAGTCGGATTATTTTTACTCACAATCTTACAAATTCGCTACTGGTTTATGTCTGCCATTCCGCTTGGACTACGTGTCGGTATCGGGGCTGGTATTGGGCTATTTATTGCCTTAATCGGCTTTAAAAATATGGGGCTGGTTATTCCAAATGAAGCAACCCTTGTTGCCCTTGGCGATTTACACGATCCAAAAGTGTTAATGGGCGTATTAGGCTTTTTCATTATTGTGATCTTAGCCGCTAAAGGTATTCACTCCGGCGTATTAGTGTCAATTGCGGTTGTTACCGCTTTAGCGTTAATTTTCGATCCTGCCGTAACCTTCAACGGCGTGATGTCTATGCCACCAAGTTTAGAAGCCGTTGTTGGGCAAGTTGATATTGCCGGCGCTTTAGATGTTGGCTTACTCGGCATTATTTTCTCATTCCTGCTTGTCAATCTCTTTGACTCATCAGGCACTTTAATTGCCGTAACCACAAAAGCCGGCTTTGCTGATGAACAAGGTCGCTTCCCTAGAATGAAACAGGCATTATTAGTCGATAGTAGCGCCGCAATGGTTGGCTCATTTATGGGAACTTCAGCTATCAGTACCTATATTGAAAGTGGCTCTGGTGTCTCGGTTGGCGGTCGCACCGGTTTAACCGCAGTAGTGGTCGGTCTGTTATTCCTTTTAACCATTTTCTTCTCTCCGCTCGCAGGATTAGTACCGGCTTATGCTACCGCTGGCGCTTTAGTCTTTGTCGGCATTTTAATGGCTTCCAGCCTTATTGAAGTAAAATGGGACGATTTAACCGAAGCAACACCAGCGTTCATTACAACAGCAATGATGCCGTTTACATACTCCATCACAGAAGGCATTGCTTTTGGCTTCATCAGCTACTGCGTGATGAAAGGCTGTACCGGTCGTTGGAAAGAAATTAACCCTTCTGTTGCTGTCGTTTCTCTACTCTTTATTGCAAAATTTATCTGGGTTGGTTAA